In a single window of the Cupriavidus basilensis genome:
- a CDS encoding crotonase/enoyl-CoA hydratase family protein, which translates to MNNLPDMTNANDLVCYEQSGQHALLVLNRPDKLNALSYALIDALMARLDAIEADPAVRCVILTGRGSRAFSAGADIAGFAPDIAASPEQAQRRFLLRGQAMTRRIETFPKPVIAAVNGLAFGGGCEIVEACSLAIAAGHATFAKPEIKLGFPPTFGGTQRLPRHVGRKRANEMILAGDAIDADSALRFGLLNAVVSAADLLPACLRLAERIARHSAIAVTASLRAVTRGINLPIDEGLAVEAMQFMIAAASQDAREGSSAFVEKRPATFRGA; encoded by the coding sequence ATGAACAACCTACCCGACATGACCAACGCAAACGATCTGGTGTGCTACGAACAATCCGGCCAGCATGCCCTGCTGGTGCTGAACCGCCCCGACAAGCTCAATGCCCTGAGCTATGCGCTGATCGACGCGCTGATGGCCCGGCTCGATGCGATTGAGGCAGATCCCGCGGTGCGCTGCGTGATTCTGACGGGCCGCGGCTCGCGGGCCTTCAGCGCGGGGGCCGACATCGCCGGCTTCGCGCCTGACATCGCGGCCTCCCCTGAGCAGGCGCAGCGCCGTTTCCTGCTGCGGGGACAAGCCATGACGCGGCGCATCGAAACGTTCCCGAAACCGGTCATCGCGGCGGTCAATGGCCTGGCTTTCGGCGGTGGCTGCGAGATCGTGGAGGCTTGCAGCCTGGCCATCGCGGCCGGACATGCCACGTTTGCCAAGCCTGAGATCAAGCTGGGCTTCCCGCCCACGTTTGGCGGCACGCAGCGCTTGCCGCGCCACGTGGGCCGCAAGCGGGCCAACGAAATGATCCTGGCCGGCGACGCAATCGATGCCGACAGCGCATTGCGGTTCGGCCTGCTCAATGCGGTGGTGAGCGCCGCCGACCTGCTGCCCGCCTGCCTGCGGCTGGCCGAGCGGATCGCGCGGCATTCGGCGATTGCAGTGACCGCGTCGCTGCGCGCGGTCACGCGCGGCATCAACCTGCCCATCGATGAGGGGCTGGCGGTGGAAGCGATGCAGTTCATGATCGCCGCGGCCTCGCAAGACGCGCGGGAAGGCAGCAGCGCTTTCGTGGAGAAGCGTCCGGCCACGTTTCGCGGCGCCTGA